A region of Methanocorpusculum labreanum Z DNA encodes the following proteins:
- the pyrI gene encoding aspartate carbamoyltransferase regulatory subunit, translating into MVRAISDGIVISPIKNGTVIDHITPGEGLTVLRILGIRDGTNVTVIVASNVPSSRGGRKDMVKIENRELLKDEVDKIALVAPDATISIIRNFKVSVKKPVEVPKQIIGVIKCPNPNCITNTKEPVQSRFVVHPRGFRCQYCDSLISCEMDIGDYI; encoded by the coding sequence ATGGTCAGGGCAATATCCGACGGAATCGTGATTTCGCCGATCAAAAATGGTACGGTCATCGACCACATCACTCCGGGCGAGGGGCTTACCGTTCTTCGCATCCTTGGAATTCGCGACGGAACAAATGTTACGGTCATCGTAGCGTCCAATGTCCCAAGTTCCCGCGGGGGCAGAAAAGACATGGTCAAGATCGAGAACCGCGAACTCTTAAAAGACGAAGTGGATAAGATCGCTCTTGTCGCTCCCGACGCAACGATCAGTATCATCAGAAACTTCAAAGTCTCGGTCAAAAAACCCGTCGAGGTCCCAAAGCAGATCATCGGCGTGATCAAATGCCCGAATCCGAACTGTATTACCAATACCAAAGAGCCGGTCCAGAGCAGATTCGTAGTACACCCGCGGGGATTCCGCTGTCAGTACTGTGATTCCCTCATCTCCTGCGAGATGGACATCGGCGACTACATCTGA
- the pyrB gene encoding aspartate carbamoyltransferase has product MTHEQKNILSVRDMEREEIDKLLCSAAAFDRGNYTGRELEGKILAVLFFEPSTRTRMSFSAAMMRLGGKILNLGSVEATSITKGETLSDTIRVISGYCDAIVLRHPKEGAARLASEVASVPVINGGDGAGQHPSQTLLDLFTIRESMRIENIDVGLQGDLRYGRTVHSLAFALAKYNNVRLHTIAPDGLDFPRYIKEDLRDIGVELIAHDHIEQALPELDVLYVTRLQRERFPDPVAFANYASTYRITPELLECAKPGMIVLHPLPRVDEIDPAVDSLPCAKYFEQAHNGVPIRMAMLNEVIN; this is encoded by the coding sequence ATGACACACGAACAAAAAAATATCCTCTCTGTACGGGATATGGAACGTGAAGAAATCGACAAACTTCTCTGTTCCGCTGCCGCATTTGATCGTGGAAATTATACCGGCCGCGAACTGGAAGGCAAAATCCTGGCCGTCCTCTTTTTCGAACCAAGCACCCGGACCCGCATGTCCTTCTCCGCTGCGATGATGCGTCTTGGGGGCAAAATTCTGAATCTCGGCTCGGTTGAAGCTACCTCCATCACTAAAGGTGAGACTCTTTCCGACACGATCCGCGTCATTTCCGGATACTGCGATGCGATCGTTCTGCGCCACCCCAAAGAGGGTGCCGCCCGTCTTGCAAGCGAGGTCGCTTCCGTTCCCGTCATCAACGGCGGGGACGGAGCAGGTCAGCATCCCTCCCAGACATTACTCGATCTCTTTACCATTCGCGAGTCGATGCGGATCGAAAACATCGACGTCGGACTCCAGGGCGATCTTCGGTATGGCCGGACCGTCCACTCTCTTGCTTTCGCCCTGGCCAAATACAATAATGTGCGGCTCCATACGATCGCTCCCGACGGACTCGATTTTCCCAGATATATTAAAGAGGATCTTCGCGATATCGGCGTCGAACTTATCGCCCATGACCATATCGAGCAGGCACTTCCCGAACTCGATGTCCTGTATGTGACCCGTCTTCAGCGGGAACGTTTCCCCGACCCGGTTGCTTTTGCAAACTATGCCTCCACCTACCGGATCACGCCCGAACTTCTGGAATGTGCCAAACCCGGCATGATCGTGCTCCATCCCCTCCCCCGTGTGGACGAGATCGATCCGGCGGTCGATTCCCTTCCATGTGCCAAATACTTCGAACAGGCGCACAACGGAGTGCCGATTAGAATGGCGATGCTGAACGAGGTGATCAACTAA
- a CDS encoding tRNA (guanine(10)-N(2))-dimethyltransferase has translation MECREITEGSTTFTAPVQDETTQFPPGSAPVFYNTKMEFNRDMTVLLTKIVQPEDYLDAMAATGVRGLRIANEAKIPVTINDRDEQAVKIIKYNAEKLGGDISVTCDDANRLMCTSRFDSIDLDPFGTPVPFLDAASRAAKHYLFVTATDTAPLCGAHFKAGCRRYFATPRNTEYHAEVGLRMMMGTMARELVKYDRGMKPILSYAKSHYFRSHVRVLGKVTAADETLAQIGFVMQCPKCLYREEQKGSLYPKMHICPHCGVETVPVGPLWMGPLQEKEILAEMQTALAELQFGTKRQMEKMLTFLLAEPETCTYYDYHIISRNMKVSPPNMEELIASLNEAGYYTTRTHFCDTGIKTTAPLPLIEEKIRLWNAKNLQM, from the coding sequence ATGGAATGCAGGGAGATCACGGAAGGGAGCACTACGTTTACCGCTCCGGTGCAGGATGAAACTACGCAGTTTCCACCAGGGTCGGCGCCGGTTTTTTACAATACCAAAATGGAGTTCAACCGTGATATGACGGTGCTCTTAACAAAAATCGTTCAGCCGGAGGATTATCTGGACGCGATGGCGGCGACGGGAGTCCGCGGACTTAGGATCGCCAACGAGGCAAAGATTCCGGTCACGATCAATGACCGGGACGAGCAGGCGGTCAAAATCATCAAATACAATGCAGAGAAGCTCGGCGGCGATATCAGTGTGACCTGCGATGATGCGAACCGGCTGATGTGCACGTCCCGGTTCGATTCGATCGACCTCGATCCGTTCGGAACGCCTGTTCCTTTTCTCGATGCCGCGTCCAGGGCCGCAAAACATTATCTTTTTGTCACGGCGACGGATACGGCCCCTCTCTGCGGAGCTCATTTCAAAGCCGGGTGCCGCAGATATTTTGCGACGCCGAGAAACACAGAGTATCACGCAGAAGTGGGCCTTCGGATGATGATGGGGACGATGGCCCGGGAACTCGTGAAATACGACCGCGGCATGAAGCCGATCCTGAGTTATGCGAAGTCCCACTACTTCCGCTCGCATGTCAGGGTTTTAGGCAAAGTCACGGCCGCCGACGAAACACTTGCACAGATCGGTTTTGTCATGCAGTGCCCAAAGTGTCTCTACCGGGAAGAACAGAAAGGCTCTCTCTACCCGAAAATGCATATCTGTCCCCACTGCGGCGTCGAGACCGTACCTGTTGGGCCCTTGTGGATGGGACCTCTGCAGGAAAAGGAGATCCTTGCCGAAATGCAGACCGCCCTCGCAGAGCTGCAGTTTGGAACCAAACGGCAGATGGAAAAAATGCTGACGTTTCTGCTCGCAGAACCCGAGACCTGCACGTATTACGATTATCACATCATTTCCCGGAACATGAAGGTCTCGCCGCCCAATATGGAAGAGCTGATCGCAAGCCTGAATGAGGCCGGGTATTATACGACCCGAACCCATTTCTGCGATACCGGGATAAAAACGACGGCTCCTCTGCCTCTTATCGAGGAGAAGATCCGTCTCTGGAATGCCAAAAATCTTCAGATGTAG
- a CDS encoding geranylgeranylglycerol-phosphate geranylgeranyltransferase — MSLAGYGKIIRPMNAGVSGVTAGIAYFIAGGTQPLFSVLLFFIVLVICGAGNVLNDYFDLEIDKVNRPDRPIPSGKVSPKGAVVWAGILFAAGVAAACFTNIWCLAIALVNVVLLIIYAAKFKGIPFLGNLSVAYLSGSIFLFGGFLVGPESFLVMLPLFAITFFGTLARELLKDAEDIEGDRLGGARTLPMQIGVRKTSVLAVIFVLFAVLCSFVPFLTWGVVYLVLIGVVDAFILLVTLRALKFETSTELTASNCTTYLKYGMFAALFVFLLMEILAVFL, encoded by the coding sequence ATGAGTCTGGCTGGTTATGGAAAAATCATCCGTCCGATGAACGCGGGCGTTTCGGGAGTTACGGCAGGAATCGCCTACTTTATCGCCGGGGGCACGCAGCCGCTGTTTTCGGTTCTGCTGTTTTTTATCGTGCTGGTGATCTGCGGGGCAGGGAACGTCCTGAACGATTACTTCGATCTGGAGATCGACAAAGTGAACAGGCCGGACCGCCCGATCCCGTCGGGAAAAGTTTCTCCGAAAGGAGCGGTCGTCTGGGCAGGGATTTTGTTTGCTGCCGGCGTCGCCGCCGCCTGCTTTACGAACATCTGGTGTCTGGCAATCGCTCTTGTCAATGTCGTTCTTCTGATCATCTATGCGGCAAAGTTCAAGGGGATCCCCTTCCTTGGTAATCTGAGCGTAGCCTATCTTTCGGGCAGCATTTTTCTCTTCGGAGGATTCCTGGTCGGGCCGGAGTCGTTCCTTGTGATGCTGCCCTTGTTTGCCATCACGTTCTTTGGCACTCTCGCCCGCGAACTTCTCAAGGATGCAGAAGACATCGAAGGGGACCGGCTCGGCGGGGCCCGGACCCTTCCGATGCAGATCGGGGTCAGAAAAACCTCAGTCCTTGCCGTGATCTTTGTTCTGTTCGCCGTTCTCTGCAGTTTCGTTCCGTTCCTGACTTGGGGGGTCGTGTATTTGGTGCTGATCGGCGTCGTGGATGCGTTCATCCTTCTTGTAACACTGAGGGCGCTGAAGTTTGAAACGTCCACGGAGCTGACCGCGTCGAACTGCACGACGTATCTGAAGTATGGGATGTTTGCGGCCCTCTTTGTGTTTCTGCTGATGGAAATCCTGGCGGTTTTTCTTTGA